TCGATTCTGCATTTTCTAATGCGGAATTTGGGATTAGTGGATAATTTTTGTTTTTCAGTATAAAATTATTGATAAACAATAAATATTTATTATATTTGCATCATTATTCTAAATTCAATAGTATGTCTAAAAAAAATGATGTTATTCTAAAGGTATTGCATGTCATTTCTTGGGTCGTTTTCATAGGATTATGCACGGAGGCAGGGGCATTGATTTTCAATTTTATCTTTAGCCTTTTCAAACCCATTGCTAGTCATAATATCTACAAAGGGCTAGATCTTTCAGGAATCTATGAAAAACAATTTCCGCATTTTATTAGTCTGATGAGTTTTGTTGTGTTATTGGCTGTGCTTAAGGCTTACTTATTTTATCTAGTGGTGAAAATCTTTCTAAAACTAAATCTGGTGAAACCGTTCGATATTGAAATAGCCCATTTGATTGAAAAAATGAGTTTCGAAGCAGTTACAATTTCTATTCTCAGTATTATCGCCCATCAATATACAAAGCGACTTATCCATAAAGGGTACGAAGTTAGCAATGTGGAGAATTACTGGAATGATACCGCTGCTTTTCTCATGATGGCCGCCATCTTATTTGTAATATCCCAAGTATTCAAGAAAGGTATTGATTTGCAAAAAGAAAACGACTTAACTATATAAACTATGCCAATAATCGTAAACCTTGATGTAATGATGGCTAAGCGAAAAATGTCGCTCAATGAGCTATCGGATAAGGTAGGGCTAACCCTTTCAAATCTTTCCATCCTGAAGACAGGCAAAGCAAAGGCAATTCGATTTAGTACCTTGGAAATAATTTGCGATGTATTGGATTGCCAGCCAGGTGATATACTAGAATATGTTAAGGAAATAACAATAAAGACCCGCTAACAACCAAAAAAAATGAAATACAATGAAATTACTGAAATAATTGCTGGGTCTGAAAAACGCAGACATAGAGTTACTAGACAAACTTATTCTAAGCGGACAACCTCGACCCGTCAGATGTTTCCTTCTGCCTAAAAATATTCTAAGATTTTCTCAGTTTCGGTTACTCATTATGATATGCAGCAAACTAATACCATAAGCGTATTAGTATTTGTCTAAAGTCGAATGTTATACCCTCAACGTGTAAATTTTTGAACACGTATAGACCAATGCATAAGTATAAGATAAACAGCGGTTTATTTGCAGGCCCCCCCACCCCCTAGGGTACCCCCCCCCACCCCTATAGGTGAGCTGGCTCACCTTTTACCTGAGCTAGCTCACCTCTGAAATGAACTGGCTCACCTTTGACATCAGCTGGCTAATCTCTGACCTTAACTAGCTATTCTTGAATAATAGCTCGTTCACCTTTGACATCAGCTAGCTATCAAAATACATCAGCCAGTTCACCTCGGAACCGAGCCAGCTATCGAAGTACCTGAGCTAGTTCATCTCTGAAACGAGCTAGTTATCGAAAATCCTGAACTGGCTCACCTCTGAATAGAACGAGCTAACCATAAACCTGAGTCCGTTTGTCTCCAAGGTTAGCTGGTTATGGTGGAGGCTTAGAACTATAAGGGTTTACCTTAGATTTACCCCATAACAGTTTTGCCTTTTCGACGAAGGAGAAAACTAATGCAAATAAAAAAAGCCTCGCAAAGGCGAGGCAGATTTTAACCCAAATTCCGCATTAGAAAATGCTGAATCGATTAAGAATTTGTATTTCAATCCCGTACATACGGGATTGAAACAAATTCTAAATCGGGGTTAAACCCAACTAAATCATATAGTTCGCCACCTTGTGGCTTCTAATGATTAAATTGGGTTTAAAAACCACAAAAAAAGAACAACTATGGCGCAGGCGGAGTAGCACCCGACCCTCCCTGGCCGGCGAATCGCTCACGCAGGGTATCATAGACCGCATCCGAGCCTGCGATACCAGCTGCTGCGGCAGCAGCGAATAGCTTGTAGGCAGTCAATGCCGCTACAAAAGCCTCTGAGCCTGCGAGCATCTGGGTATCATCGATTTTTTCTAGGACTTGGCGCATGCGCCCTGCTATCTTGTCTAGCTGATTGTAGAGGTTCATATCCTTCTCCATAGCGGTTTTGTCTAGGTAGGCTGGCAGCATATTGCTGTTATTCACTACCGCATTGATAGCATCTTGGGTAAAGGATTTATTCGCTACGTTAATTTTTGGGAGCTGTACCCGCTCCTCGACAGTCAAGCCTATGAGAAAAGACAAGGTGTT
The genomic region above belongs to Chitinophagales bacterium and contains:
- a CDS encoding DUF2975 domain-containing protein, which codes for MSKKNDVILKVLHVISWVVFIGLCTEAGALIFNFIFSLFKPIASHNIYKGLDLSGIYEKQFPHFISLMSFVVLLAVLKAYLFYLVVKIFLKLNLVKPFDIEIAHLIEKMSFEAVTISILSIIAHQYTKRLIHKGYEVSNVENYWNDTAAFLMMAAILFVISQVFKKGIDLQKENDLTI
- a CDS encoding helix-turn-helix transcriptional regulator, with protein sequence MPIIVNLDVMMAKRKMSLNELSDKVGLTLSNLSILKTGKAKAIRFSTLEIICDVLDCQPGDILEYVKEITIKTR